In Papaver somniferum cultivar HN1 chromosome 1, ASM357369v1, whole genome shotgun sequence, a genomic segment contains:
- the LOC113323541 gene encoding zinc transporter 5-like, with protein MKRNSSYKSVLLLLLVVLVQYLHYPVSVSAECTCEQEDEEGVNKREALNLKFISIAVILTASAIGVCLPILGRSIPALHPDSNLFFYVKSFAAGVILATGFIHILPDAFEDLSSPCLKEDPWGKFPFTGFIAMMSAMLTLMADSLATGYYRRSELKKKMSHNRDDTKVGATVGDDEQEAGCKMEVHTHATHGHAHGSSLSSSADMLLRHKVITQVLELGILVHSVIIGVAVGVSQSPSTIRPLLGALAFHQFFEGLGLGGCITQAKFNAKYVIWMCAFFALTTPGGVAIGIGITNVYSETSPTALIVQGVMNAAAAGILIYMSLVDLLAAIFMDPKLQESGWLQFGSYVSLFLGAGAMSLIAKWA; from the exons ATGAAGCGCAATTCTTCTTATAAATCAGTTCTTCTATTACTGCTAGTAGTTCTGGTTCAATATCTCCACTACCCAGTTTCAGTCTCTGCCGAGTGTACCTGCgaacaagaagacgaagaaggtgtTAACAAAAGAGAAGCACTCAACCTCAAATTCATATCTATTGCTGTCATTCTTACTGCAAGTGCAATTGGTGTATGTCTTCCGATATTAGGACGAAGCATTCCTGCTTTACATCCAGATAGTAATTTATTCTTCTATGTTAAATCGTTTGCTGCTGGTGTCATCTTAGCTACGGGTTTCATTCATATCTTGCCCGATGCGTTTGAAGATTTGTCTTCTCCTTGTTTGAAAGAGGACCCATGGGGTAAATTCCCGTTTACGGGTTTCATTGCCATGATGTCTGCTATGTTGACATTAATGGCTGATTCGCTAGCAACCGGTTATTATAGAAGATcagaattgaagaaaaaaatgagtCACAACAGAGATGACACAAAAGTTGGTGCGACTGTTggagatgatgaacaagaagCAGGGTGTAAAATGGAGGTGCATACACATGCAACACACGGTCATGCACATGGATCATCTCTATCGTCCTCAGCTGATATGCTTCTGCGCCATAAAGTCATAACTCAG GTCTTGGAGTTGGGAATATTGGTGCACTCTGTGATAATAGGTGTAGCAGTGGGTGTCTCTCAAAGTCCTTCCACAATCAGGCCTCTTCTTGGAGCATTAGCTTTCCATCAGTTTTTCGAAGGCTTAGGACTTGGCGGGTGCATAACACAAGCCAAATTCAATGCCAAATATGTTATTTGGATGTGTGCATTCTTCGCGCTAACTACACCAGGTGGCGTCGCAATTGGAATCGGAATCACCAATGTTTACAGCGAAACTAGTCCTACGGCTCTAATCGTACAAGGAGTTATGAATGCGGCCGCAGCTGGAATTTTGATTTACATGTCATTGGTGGACCTTTTGGCAGCTATCTTCATGGACCCTAAGCTTCAAGAAAGTGGTTGGCTCCAATTTGGGTCGTATGTTTCGTTATTTTTAGGTGCTGGTGCTATGTCGCTCATCGCCAAATGGGCCTAA